In Leguminivora glycinivorella isolate SPB_JAAS2020 chromosome 20, LegGlyc_1.1, whole genome shotgun sequence, the following proteins share a genomic window:
- the LOC125237121 gene encoding uncharacterized protein LOC125237121, whose amino-acid sequence MPRRGTEAVQPPEPPKKKPKVVLEQLSLLCPSLDASFTDDEALPPGIVFSDIQQKKWRIGKPIGRGSFGRIYLASDNVDKEVTKLNANYVVKIEPHSNGPLFVEVHCLIRTSQVAKIKAWRQQNKQKRIGMPVYIASGSFIDKKTGMKYRFLVLPRYDIDLHKIIARTKVLDLKNVLVLALQILDVLEYLHNQGYTHSDIKSSNLMLGFEGGKINKFPMAKTSQSFEKETKEVAVLSGKHRRVKSGKARASNYYDDEDYVIKDSKGLDLNNSCDERRLASVKQLRKILNDRDSRTLHRHHAFNLRQLSSYVNYEDMTSSVCSDQSYQKLLDDFGNKKLIRTTAEFFEDTKKKKTDTANDDDIHKEAILSQSNRQIYLLDYGLASKFLDSEGKHKDFGMDARKAHDGTLEYSSRDSHIGAHSRRSDLETLGYNLIDWLTGSLPWKTTEVLAEPDLVHALKKNYMSDIKSFLKTSFKTELYPQFMEKYLEYVTSLEFTEKPDYDHCRSLFKSELMKNADKEVSLKLAEPPNSPMGRKWVGNSRRFGRKNTPVDFLGRNGIKKSFERENVCSLENDLKLELLKQTINISSEGIRKPCTSRNFFVSDADLIARLKKSLMPHDILGKKLSPKNLRSKKKVQKRRGKRTHRSSIGKFGNFMGSAKQFTWAEILAQNPEDIIRKERNTSNSDEDDDEDTCKYRIRKLSDASSEGSDSLQSPLMQKDYLQGVKWTPAMKEVLANFKRRLAGKAKESEEIPEELQGYTPAMVKIHMIKEKREAREMQEAKQVVEVPSDPVTRTTRSMRKKVEKPKTEAKTRRNKSSVDSVKIKEVKVAVEKLDVKKIEPKTKSKAKKKEVKIVERPKSPASKIKRSSPSRSTKSTRTRDTIVPNNRRRLRSSKRSA is encoded by the exons ATGCCGCGGCGCGGGACAGAGGCCGTGCAGCCGCCGGAGCCCCCTAAAAAGAAACCTAAAGTGGTTTTAGAGCAGCTTTCTTTGTTATGTCCGAGCTTGGACGCTAGTTTCACCGACGACGAAGCCTTGCCGCCTGGTATTGTGTTTTCGgacatacagcagaagaaatGGCGCATTGGAAAGCCTATAG GCCGCGGCAGCTTCGGTCGCATCTACCTGGCGTCAGACAATGTGGACAAGGAAGTCACTAAGCTGAACGCCAACTATGTGGTCAAGATAGAGCCTCACTCCAACGGACCGCTGTTTGTGGAAGTACATTGCTTGATCCGTACTTCTCAGGTGGCAAAAA TAAAAGCATGGCGTCAGCAAAACAAACAGAAACGCATTGGCATGCCAGTTTACATTGCAAGTGGGTCGTTCATAGACAAAAAGACTGGCATGAAATACAGGTTCCTTGTCCTACCACGCTACGACATAGACTTGCACAAAATCATTGCTCGGACCAAAGTACTGGACTTGAAGAATGTCTTAGTACTAGCTCTGCAGATACTAGATGTATTAGAGTACCTACACAATCAGGGATACACACATTCGGATATAAAAAGCTCAAATCTCATGCttggatttgaaggtggcaaaataaataagttcCCTATGGCAAAAACTTCACAATCTtttgaaaaagaaacaaaagaagTAGCAGTGCTGTCAGGAAAGCACAGGAGGGTTAAGAGTGGGAAGGCGCGGGCTTCCAACTATTATGATGATGAGGACTATGTGATTAAAGACTCTAAAGGCTTAGATCTTAACAATAGTTGTGATGAGAGAAGACTGGCCAGTGTTAAACAGCTAAGGAAAATACTGAATGATAGGGACAGTAGGACTTTACATAGGCATCATGCCTTCAATCTCAGGCAACTCTCTAGTTATGTCAACTATGAGGACATGACTAGCTCAGTTTGCTCGGATCAGTCATACCAGAAGTTGCTTGATGATTTCGGCAATAAAAAGCTCATAAGAACTACAGCAGAGTTCTTTGAAGACACGAAAAAGAAGAAAACGGACACAGCTAATGATGACGATATACATAAAGAAGCGATTCTGTCACAGTCAAATAGGCAGATTTACTTACTGGATTATGGTTTGGCTTCAAAGTTCCTAGATTCCGAAGGCAAGCATAAAGATTTTGGCATGGATGCGAGGAAAGCTCATGATGGGACATTAGAATACAGCTCCAGGGATTCTCATATTGGAGCCCATTCTAGAAGGTCTGACCTTGAGACACTCGGCTACAATCTGATTGACTGGCTAACAGGTTCCTTGCCTTGGAAGACTACAGAAGTTCTTGCTGAACCCGACTTAGTCCATGCCTTGAAGAAAAACTACATGAGCGATATCAAGTCCTTCTTAAAAACCAGTTTCAAAACAGAGTTGTATCCCCAATTCATGGAGAAATACTTGGAATACGTCACCAGCTTAGAGTTCACTGAGAAGCCTGATTATGACCACTGCAGAAGTCTTTTCAAGAGTGAATTGATGAAGAATGCAGACAAAGAAGTGTCTTTGAAGCTAGCTGAACCTCCAAATTCACCAATGGGTCGCAAATGGGTTGGAAATTCGAGAAGATTTGGCAGGAAAAATACTCCAGTAGATTTCTTAGGGAGAAATGGGATCAAGAAAAGTTTTGAAAGAGAGAACGTTTGCTCACTTGAAAATGACCTGAAGTTGGAACTGTTGAAGCAAACTATCAATATATCCAGTGAAGGTATAAGAAAGCCGTGCACTTCAAGAAACTTCTTTGTGTCTGATGCAGATTTGATCGCGCGCCTGAAAAAGTCGCTGATGCCTCATGATATTTTGGGCAAAAAATTATCCCCGAAAAACTTACGTTCAAAGAAAAAAGTGCAGAAACGCAGGGGAAAAAGAACGCACAGAAGTAGCATTGGGAAGTTTGGTAATTTCATGGGTTCCGCCAAACAGTTTACTTGGGCAGAAATTTTAGCTCAAAACCCAGAGGATATTATTCGTAAGGAACGTAACACATCTAacagtgatgaagatgatgacgaGGATACCTGCAAATACAGGATCAGGAAGCTCTCAGATGCGTCCTCAGAAGGAAGTGACTCCTTACAGTCCCCGCTGATGCAGAAAGATTACTTGCAAGGCGTCAAATGGACACCAGCTATGAAAGAAGTCTTAGCTAACTTTAAGAGAAGGCTTGCAGGCAAAGCTAAAGAATCTGAAGAGATACCGGAAGAACTCCAAGGTTACACTCCAGCTATGGTTAAAATACACATGATTAAAGAAAAGAGGGAAGCGAGAGAGATGCAAGAAGCAAAACAAGTTGTAGAAGTTCCTTCAGACCCGGTTACAAGAACAACCAGGTCAATGAGAAAGAAAGTGGAAAAACCGAAGACTGAAGCAAAGACTAGAAGGAATAAGAGTAGCGTTGATAGCGTTAAGATTAAGGAAGTTAAAGTTGCTGTTGAGAAGTTGGATGTGAAGAAGATTGAGCCTAAAACGAAGTCAAAGGCTAAGAAGAAGGAAGTTAAGATCGTTGAGCGCCCAAAGTCTCCTGCTAGCAAGATTAAAA GGTCATCACCAAGCAGATCAACAAAATCTACAAGAACCAGAGACACCATCGTTCCTAACAACAGACGCCGCCTGCGTAGCAGCAAGCGCTCCGCTTGA